In Helianthus annuus cultivar XRQ/B chromosome 3, HanXRQr2.0-SUNRISE, whole genome shotgun sequence, a single window of DNA contains:
- the LOC110929403 gene encoding 17.9 kDa class II heat shock protein-like, whose amino-acid sequence MEFSLMGLDTPFLRNLQHILESTDNTTGNKSNNGGPSRAYVRDARAMAATPADVKEYPNSYAFIVDMPGLKSGDIKVQVEDDNVLVISGERNREEEKEGAKYVRMERRIGKFMRKFALPENANTDKISAVCQDGVLTVTVEKLPPPEPKKPKTIQVQVA is encoded by the coding sequence ATGGAATTCAGTCTGATGGGATTAGACACTCCGTTCCTCCGCAACCTCCAACACATCCTCGAATCCACCGATAACACAACCGGCAACAAGTCCAACAACGGCGGTCCATCTCGGGCTTACGTCCGCGATGCAAGGGCAATGGCGGCAACCCCTGCTGACGTCAAGGAGTATCCTAACTCCTACGCGTTTATTGTGGATATGCCGGGGCTGAAGTCGGGGGATATAAAGGTGCAGGTGGAAGACGACAACGTTCTGGTGATAAGCGGAGAGAGGAACCGAGAGGAAGAGAAGGAAGGAGCGAAGTATGTGAGGATGGAGAGGAGGATTGGGAAGTTCATGAGGAAGTTTGCATTGCCAGAGAATGCGAATACGGATAAGATATCGGCCGTTTGTCAGGACGGTGTGCTTACGGTGACTGTGGAGAAGCTGCCTCCGCCTGAGCCGAAGAAGCCGAAGACGATCCAGGTGCAGGTGGCTTGA
- the LOC110931828 gene encoding probable serine/threonine-protein kinase kinX: MFDVQASNVIFNPIHNSCCDLDIEKNPELENFRSILEFMGHIPIQKALTDQRPLYKSHIERFWNNASYDDQSKVISSVVEVHGRLEKILVTEALIREVINFPDEPDDPTRFPERMVKGCMLRMGYIGALNAGNYLKSKFQKPYKFLIHCVLISLSHTKGGYDAMRDYQINMITALVLNKKYNFSHIVFHYMAENSKSDLKTWMYPRFVQMLIDHAYPEIDRNIKDDLLVQAHMTNKTLKQLVKYHPNHPEPTLVVEPFGFIKDVKYVDPDPVNHQNWRNEVEMKEARYADELKMLEDFKTTKNEWYVKETGRRRRMATPIVREGEGSSLKSRKKQKKAATMSLIDEPEEDNPVVTAEKEQVTATEDDPFNTDVLFDTDVLETGPEIVANVEQVINVEAQKEKEKVVDDVEGDDIDKSTTSSSSSSDDGNDEIESRKRIQEEIEKEKMLRKRKRQEKDDDDVYVPSPEHVSGSQSSLRVRKKAGGRKKVVSPKIVKASPKIKVTKTVLKKKKQTKKPPTPPHEPTPPQSPIQSPPRQSTPPQQSSPPKQPTPRRQPSPIHQTPPQQPFLTS; the protein is encoded by the coding sequence ATGTTTGATGTGCAGGCTTCTAATGTTATATTTAATCCTATTCACAATAGCTGTTGTGACTTGGATATTGAGAAAAATCCAGAATTGGAGAATTTCAGAAGTATTTTGGAGTTTATGGGTCATATTCCCATCCAGAAAGCATTGACTGACCAAAGGCCTTTATACAAATCTCACATCGAGCGTTTCTGGAACAATGCAAGTTATGACGATCAAAGCAAAGTGATTTCATCAGTTGTTGAAGTTCATGGGAGGTTAGAAAAGATTTTAGTCACAGAAGCACTGATTCGTGAAGTCATTAATTTTCCTGATGAGCCTGATGATCCAACAAGATTTCCAGAGAGAATGGTGAAGGGGTGCATGTTGAGAATGGGATATATTGGAGCTTTAAATGCCGGAAACTATTTAAAGTCAAAATTTCAGAAGCCTTACAAGTTTTTGATTCATTGTGTACTGATTTCATTAAGTCATACTAAAGGAGGATATGATGCAATGCGCGATTACCAAATAAATATGATTACGGCATtggtgttgaacaaaaagtataACTTCTCACATATAGTATTCCACTATATGGCTGAGAATAGCAAGTCGGATCTCAAGACCTGGATGTATCCAAGGTTTGTACAGATGTTGATTGACCATGCGTATCCAGAGATTGATCGAAATATTAAAGATGATTTGTTGGTGCAAGCTCACATGACCAATAAAACACTGAAGCAGCTTGTGAAATATCATCCGAATCACCCAGAGCCAACACTTGTTGTCGAGCCTTTCGGTTTTATTAAAGATGTTAAATATGTTGATCCAGATCCAGTTAATCATCAGAACTGGAGAAATGAAGTGGAAATGAAAGAAGCAAGATATGCTGACGAGCTGAAAATGCTTGAAGATTTCAAAACTACTaagaatgagtggtatgtgaAAGAAACCGGAAGAAGACGTAGAATGGCAACTCCTATTGTTCGAGAAGGTGAAGGATCTTCTTTGAAATCtagaaagaaacaaaagaaagcagCAACAATGTCTTTGATTGATGAACCGGAAGAAGATAATCCAGTGGTAACTGCTGAAAAGGAACAAGTGACAGCTACTGAAGATGATCCATTTAATACTGATGTATTGTTTGATACTGATGTCTTGGAAACAGGGCCAGAAATTGTTGCTAACGTTGAGCAAGTTATAAATGTTGAAGcacagaaagagaaagaaaaggttgttgatgatgttgaggGTGACGATATAGATAAGAGtacaacaagttcatcaagttcttcaGATGATGGTAATGATGAGATTGAAAGTCGAAAAAGAATTCAAGAAGAGATAGAAAAAGAGAAGATgttaagaaagagaaagagacaagaaaaggatgatgatgatgtctATGTGCCTTCTCCAGAGCATGTCTCAGGATCACAATCTTCTCTAAGAGTTAGAAAGAAAGCTGGAGGTCGGAAGAAAGTGGTTTCTCCAAAGATTGTCAAAGCCTCTCCAAAGATCAAAGTAACGAAGACTGTGCTCAAAAAGAAGAAACAAACCAAGAAACCACCTACGCCACCACatgaaccaacaccaccacaatcaccTATCCAATCACCACCTCGACAATCTACTCCACCACAACAATCCTCACCACCTAAACAACCAACACCTCGAAGACAACCATCACCTATTCATCaaacaccaccacaacaacctttTCTTACCTCATAA
- the LOC110931829 gene encoding uncharacterized protein LOC110931829, translating into MRVKKLENENQELVKKIDADQSEIDILKVKVAELEEEKARRDEQNEYFKLKNKEFEAAKALRDHEFYMLNKVVESMLGTSLEQKFEELQVEELRAERQAKIDEQMKDKGKGVEGSSAVTERSIVPSMVVDNPGPITAISGLFEEETHLEELMDDDDDDDDDDDAAGGTGLKVNEESGEASGKGESSKTPIVEHTEKLILGLDVYREMMHTVDPEFKFDFEEDLESFDINQQPEYTYKYVEEADKYDRVEIEDWTDDEDVVEDTSKFPTLMEFFAEENREELR; encoded by the exons ATGCGTGTGAAGAAGTTAGAGAATGAAAATCAAgagttggtgaaaaagattgatGCTGATCAATCAGAAATTGATATCTTGAAGGTTAAAGTTgctgaacttgaagaagaaaaggctAGACGTGATGAACAGAATGAATACTTTAAGTTGAAGAACAAAGAATTTGAAGCAGCCAAAGCATTAAGAGATCACGAGTTCTATATGCTGAACAAAGTTGTTGAAAGCATGCTTGGAACATCGTTAGaacaaaagtttgaagagctgcAGGTTGAAGAGCTCAGAGCTGAACGTCAAGCCAAAATAGACGAGCAAATGAAAGACAAAGGTAAGGGAGTTGAAGGTAGTTCAGCTGTGACTGAAAGATCGATAGTACCTTCTATGGTGGTTGATAATCCTGGACCTATCACTGCAATATCTGGTTTGTTTGAGGAGGAAACACATCTTGAAGAGTTGATGG atgatgatgatgatgatgatgatgatgacgacgctGCAGGTGGTACAGGTTTGAAA GTAAATGAAGAATCAGGGGAAGCAAgtggaaagggggagtctagtaAAACTCCGATCGTTGAACATACGGAAAAGTTAATCTTGGGATTAGATGTTTACAGAGAAATGATGCATACTGTGGATCCGGagttcaagtttgattttgaagaagaTTTGGAGTCTTTTGATATCAATCAACAGCCTGAATACACgtataagtatgttgaagaggctgataAGTATGATCGAGTTGAGATTGAAGATTGGACGGATGATGAAGATGTAGTTGAAGATACTTCTAAGTTTCCTACACTGATGGAGTTCTTTGCTGAGGAAAATAGAGAAGAATTAAGATAA